One Brachybacterium aquaticum genomic region harbors:
- a CDS encoding TrkH family potassium uptake protein, with protein MTERGIRPTPRRASAYALRARRPGWRDHAWSLTKATPARLALGVFTLLIGVFTALLSLPAATVSGERTPLVDALFTAVSAICVTGLTTVDTGTHWSMFGLTVIMVAMKLGGLGLMTVASLLSLSVMHRLGLAQRVITAQETRAERLAEVGGVLRTIVVTSTAFEAVTFVALTPYMVVTEHGTGMSLFLGLFYAISAFNNAGFVPEAAGTAQYLGDPFFTIPVGLAVLVGSLGFPVILVIVKKLRTPRRWSLHARLTLTTTALLLVVGFVGFALMEWSNPNTLGRHDTGTKLLAAAFAAIMPRSGGFSTLDVGQLTAESRLLTDLLMFIGGGSGSTAGGIRVTTFALLMLSIWAEVRGNPDVEVFGRRIPQETIRQAIGVLVMSASMVFLATFLLLRMTPFSLDQTLFEALSAFGTVGLSTGITPLLPPEAKVVLIACMYIGRLGPMTLGAALAVRSRVRMIQYPEERPIVG; from the coding sequence ATGACCGAACGGGGGATCCGCCCCACACCCAGGCGCGCCTCCGCGTACGCGCTGCGGGCCCGCAGGCCGGGCTGGCGCGATCATGCCTGGTCGCTGACCAAGGCGACCCCGGCGCGGCTCGCGCTGGGGGTGTTCACGCTGCTGATCGGCGTGTTCACGGCGCTGCTGTCCCTGCCTGCGGCGACCGTGTCCGGGGAGCGCACTCCCCTGGTCGACGCCCTGTTCACCGCGGTCTCCGCGATCTGCGTGACGGGGCTGACCACTGTGGACACCGGCACCCACTGGTCGATGTTCGGGCTGACCGTGATCATGGTCGCGATGAAGCTCGGCGGGCTCGGACTCATGACCGTCGCCTCGCTGTTGAGCCTGTCGGTGATGCACCGCCTCGGCCTCGCCCAGCGGGTGATCACGGCGCAGGAGACCCGGGCGGAGCGCCTCGCCGAGGTGGGCGGGGTGCTGCGCACCATCGTGGTGACCTCGACAGCCTTCGAAGCCGTGACCTTCGTGGCGCTGACCCCGTACATGGTCGTCACCGAGCACGGCACCGGGATGTCGCTGTTCCTGGGCCTGTTCTACGCGATCAGCGCCTTCAACAACGCCGGCTTCGTGCCCGAGGCCGCCGGGACCGCTCAGTACCTCGGGGACCCCTTCTTCACGATCCCGGTGGGGCTCGCGGTGCTGGTCGGCTCGCTCGGCTTCCCGGTGATCCTGGTGATCGTCAAGAAGCTGCGCACCCCGCGCCGCTGGAGCCTGCACGCCAGGCTCACCCTCACCACCACCGCGCTCCTGCTGGTGGTGGGCTTCGTGGGCTTCGCGCTCATGGAGTGGTCCAACCCCAACACGCTGGGCCGTCACGACACCGGCACGAAGCTGCTGGCCGCCGCGTTCGCCGCGATCATGCCCCGCTCGGGCGGGTTCTCGACCCTGGACGTGGGCCAGCTGACCGCCGAGTCGCGACTGCTCACGGACCTGCTGATGTTCATCGGCGGCGGGTCCGGATCCACCGCGGGCGGCATCCGGGTGACCACCTTCGCGCTGCTGATGCTGTCGATCTGGGCGGAGGTGCGCGGCAACCCGGACGTGGAGGTGTTCGGCCGGCGCATCCCCCAGGAGACGATCCGCCAGGCCATCGGCGTGCTGGTCATGTCCGCGTCGATGGTGTTCCTGGCGACCTTCCTGCTGCTGCGGATGACCCCGTTCAGCCTGGACCAGACCCTGTTCGAGGCGCTGTCCGCCTTCGGCACGGTGGGCCTGTCCACGGGGATCACGCCGCTGCTGCCCCCGGAGGCGAAGGTCGTGCTGATCGCCTGCATGTACATCGGCCGACTGGGCCCGATGACCCTCGGCGCCGCCCTCGCCGTCCGCTCCCGGGTGCGGATGATCCAGTACCCGGAGGAGCGCCCGATCGTCGGCTGA
- the proC gene encoding pyrroline-5-carboxylate reductase, which produces MQTSTESASQNDAPDLSALHVAVIGAGNMGGPVVKTFLRSGVPGEQLRIANSSPESSRRAAEELGATAAESRAEAIEDADVVVLGVKPYQILDLLAEIGGDLREDALIISLAAGITLAQMEEALPEGRAVMRAMPNTPISVGEGAVGLMRGSAVDDDAHVLAHALFATAGVARDITEDQVHAFIGAAGSMPAFVFAIIEAMTDEAVRQGLKRDLATALVQQTVRGGATMLMESGVHPAVAKNGVSSPGGTTVQGLAALEREGVRAGVAAAMAAAHDASRAMTKN; this is translated from the coding sequence ATGCAGACCAGCACCGAGAGCGCCTCCCAGAACGACGCCCCCGACCTCTCCGCCCTCCACGTGGCCGTGATCGGCGCGGGGAACATGGGCGGGCCGGTCGTGAAGACCTTCCTGCGCTCCGGCGTGCCCGGGGAGCAGCTGCGCATCGCGAACTCGAGCCCCGAGAGCAGCCGCCGCGCCGCCGAGGAGCTCGGCGCCACCGCCGCGGAGAGCCGCGCGGAGGCGATCGAGGATGCGGACGTGGTCGTGCTCGGCGTGAAGCCCTACCAGATCCTCGACCTGCTCGCCGAGATCGGCGGCGACCTGCGCGAGGACGCACTGATCATCTCGCTCGCCGCGGGGATCACCCTGGCCCAGATGGAGGAGGCGCTGCCCGAGGGCCGAGCGGTCATGCGCGCGATGCCGAACACACCGATCTCGGTGGGGGAGGGGGCCGTCGGCCTCATGCGCGGCAGCGCCGTCGACGACGACGCCCACGTGCTCGCCCACGCCCTGTTCGCGACCGCGGGCGTTGCCCGGGACATCACCGAGGACCAGGTCCACGCCTTCATCGGCGCCGCCGGCTCCATGCCCGCCTTCGTCTTCGCGATCATCGAGGCGATGACCGACGAGGCCGTGCGCCAGGGCCTGAAGCGCGACCTCGCCACCGCCCTCGTCCAGCAGACCGTGCGCGGCGGGGCGACGATGCTCATGGAGTCCGGGGTGCACCCGGCCGTCGCCAAGAACGGCGTCTCGAGCCCTGGCGGCACCACCGTCCAGGGCCTCGCGGCGCTCGAGCGCGAGGGCGTGCGGGCCGGCGTCGCCGCGGCGATGGCCGCCGCGCACGACGCCTCGCGCGCGATGACCAAGAACTGA
- a CDS encoding acetoin utilization protein AcuC: MSEAAPFPDPAVGPEGASADSAPVGAAPVGAATVGPADATGIVWDEALTEYDFGPYHPMTPVRLTLTHELARGAGLLERDGVRILPAPVAADEELTTVHEPEFVSAVRRASVGMEGLTAEDLDELIVFGIGGDDVPPFPGMHTASARIAGGSLAAVDAILAGQVRRAVNFAGGMHHAKPGSASGFCVYNDAALAVRRALDLGAERVMYIDVDVHHGDGVERALWDEPRAITLSVHETGERLFPGTGFVQDSGGAGAQGCAINVPLPPRTTADGWVRAIRATVPALVRAVRPTLLVTQHGADTHRSDPLADFSVTLEAQRAVMMLMRELADEVCEGRWLALGGGGYAVIDVVPRSWTHLLAVATGAPIDPAAELPDGFLAAAATAREQHGLTPEPWLRHFGDDRPLEVRDWEQGFDPEDDLDRAVQAARRAAFPEWGLDPFLD, encoded by the coding sequence ATGTCCGAAGCCGCGCCCTTCCCGGATCCCGCCGTCGGCCCCGAGGGGGCGTCGGCCGACTCCGCGCCCGTCGGCGCCGCGCCCGTCGGCGCTGCCACCGTCGGCCCCGCCGACGCGACCGGGATCGTGTGGGACGAGGCGCTCACCGAGTACGACTTCGGGCCCTACCACCCGATGACGCCGGTGCGCCTGACCCTCACCCACGAGCTGGCCCGCGGCGCCGGGCTGCTGGAGCGCGACGGCGTGAGGATCCTCCCGGCGCCGGTCGCGGCCGACGAGGAGCTCACCACCGTCCACGAGCCCGAGTTCGTGAGCGCCGTGCGTCGCGCGTCGGTGGGGATGGAAGGGCTGACCGCCGAGGACCTCGACGAGCTGATCGTCTTCGGGATCGGCGGGGACGACGTGCCGCCCTTCCCCGGCATGCACACCGCCTCCGCCCGCATCGCCGGCGGCTCCCTCGCCGCGGTCGACGCGATCCTGGCCGGGCAGGTGCGCCGGGCCGTGAACTTCGCCGGCGGCATGCACCACGCCAAGCCCGGCTCCGCCTCCGGGTTCTGCGTCTACAACGACGCCGCGCTCGCCGTGCGCCGGGCCCTGGACCTCGGCGCGGAGCGGGTGATGTACATCGACGTGGACGTCCACCACGGCGACGGCGTGGAGCGGGCCCTGTGGGACGAGCCGCGCGCGATCACCCTCAGCGTCCACGAGACGGGGGAGCGGCTCTTCCCCGGCACCGGCTTCGTCCAGGACTCCGGCGGCGCCGGCGCGCAGGGCTGCGCGATCAACGTGCCGCTGCCCCCGCGCACCACGGCCGACGGGTGGGTGCGCGCCATCCGCGCCACGGTCCCCGCGCTGGTCCGCGCGGTGCGGCCGACGCTCCTGGTCACCCAGCACGGCGCCGACACCCACCGCTCCGATCCGCTCGCGGACTTCTCGGTCACCCTCGAGGCGCAGCGCGCGGTGATGATGCTGATGCGGGAGCTGGCCGACGAGGTCTGCGAGGGCCGCTGGCTCGCCCTCGGCGGCGGCGGGTACGCCGTGATCGACGTGGTCCCGCGCTCCTGGACCCACCTGCTCGCCGTCGCGACCGGCGCGCCGATCGATCCCGCCGCCGAGCTGCCGGACGGCTTCCTCGCCGCCGCCGCGACCGCGCGCGAGCAGCACGGCCTGACCCCGGAGCCGTGGCTGCGGCACTTCGGCGACGACCGTCCGCTCGAGGTGAGGGACTGGGAGCAGGGATTCGATCCCGAGGACGACCTCGACCGCGCCGTGCAGGCCGCGCGCCGCGCCGCCTTCCCCGAATGGGGGCTGGATCCGTTCCTGGACTGA
- a CDS encoding potassium channel family protein, whose amino-acid sequence MPRTARDEGVLVIGLGRFGTSIALTLEKLGTQVLGIDTDPDLVQKYSGQLTHVVRADATQPEVLEQIGAGEFSLAVVGVGTSIESSVLIAANLVDLGKPVIWAKAISSAHGRILQRIGAHHVVYPEADAGKRVAHLVNGRLMDFIEFDDDFAIVKMRPPREVQGMTLAQSDIRQRYGVTVVGVKSPGKDFTYAVPETMVASHDLLIVSGHTAQIEKFSQRA is encoded by the coding sequence ATGCCCCGCACCGCCCGCGACGAGGGAGTGCTCGTGATCGGCCTGGGGCGCTTCGGCACCTCGATCGCGCTGACCCTCGAGAAGCTCGGCACCCAGGTGCTCGGGATCGACACCGACCCCGACCTGGTCCAGAAGTACTCCGGCCAGCTCACCCACGTGGTGCGGGCGGACGCCACCCAGCCCGAGGTGCTCGAGCAGATCGGTGCCGGGGAGTTCTCGCTCGCCGTGGTGGGCGTGGGCACCTCGATCGAGTCCAGCGTCCTGATCGCCGCGAACCTCGTGGACCTCGGCAAGCCCGTGATCTGGGCGAAGGCGATCTCCTCCGCCCACGGCCGGATCCTGCAGCGCATCGGCGCGCATCACGTCGTCTACCCGGAGGCCGACGCCGGCAAGCGCGTCGCGCACCTGGTCAACGGGCGACTCATGGACTTCATCGAGTTCGACGACGACTTCGCGATCGTGAAGATGCGCCCGCCGCGCGAGGTGCAGGGCATGACGCTGGCGCAGTCCGACATCCGCCAGCGCTACGGCGTGACCGTGGTGGGCGTGAAGTCGCCCGGCAAGGACTTCACCTATGCGGTGCCGGAGACGATGGTCGCCTCACACGACCTGCTGATCGTCTCCGGCCACACCGCACAGATCGAGAAGTTCTCGCAGCGGGCCTGA
- a CDS encoding DUF4011 domain-containing protein — protein MWSFLRGKKRNERPADEAPPRDDALSALARERRGEGVATADSASDQAATSPDAGVSADIAPGAGTPSDDDAISRALGGRTRGGYDVVLDPHADEVGAGIAPELDDDGLPVVPREHRPLSREDRVADALDRWAQQITGGTTAPSFLTQIRAGGVVLDLTHSHPSGLAQLLAGRGPTRLSSLVREVGALADARAHARTIREIAERHAEEVGLTTCHLGIGEAIWYPEDGSEPVHAPVLVRPVTLRLRGNAREDVDLEVDATADLNPVLLRALREAGVAVDARALLATTDGAHGFDPNPVLDAFRSLGEPLPGFRVLHALVVGNLMDAAGSVAEDLAEAREDWSASPLVAALAGDPEAVAEVRAQNALEIPEIDEDELVAAVDPGHRAVLARVLAGQDLAVPTPPGTTSLDLVVDLAEELNARGKRVLIVSQRRRNLAQLVETARERGLEELLFDLSPDPSLQRNSSAALLRSLRRAGSHGLGPDDEAPAELAESRDILVGHVQAMHRVQEPWDASAHDAISALAALTRLHPAPRTSVRLPAAIAAQMIGEDRDRYADALREAAEVGVLSTGPEHTAWYGAPISSDTQAARAEELVDQLREEILPQLRRDGARAGSELGLREPATLAQLVERLALLDRVKALLGTFQAAVFAAPLPDMVAATADKRWREERGVEMGFGPRRRLKKDAAALQRLEAPSQDLHRDLGEARDVTEEWRRQALETEGTGGKDNITRPSLPDDLDAVHRTAVRAQKALDELAVLLDGTPAGEDLPRTDLDELQRRVDALAADRSDLETLPRRTELVRRLSFDGLGELVEDLRTRRVPREHVGAELELAWWRSVLELIAGAEPTISQYDGTSLSQVAERFRRLDAAYLADAAPRVHAAADEARVATMSRFPDTSRSAIAELARSSTVSIRDLAAKYEDILFAARPAWLASPYLVPQVIPRGRHFDVVIVADGGRLPTAAALPSIVRARQTVVVGDPLEYGGDAVPSLLDDLLRIAPHHEILRDAHPATEGLRGFAQRRALVGEIIAVPSPIAPEQDRLVVVENGRGPVTEGMEYVESTEAELRRVTDLVIEHARTRPERSLAVLTFTEEHARRLMERIMNTVSVIPALREYFDPSAREVFTVVPAAQATSVLRDDIIVSVGFGKTPHGRLLHRFGPLSEASGRKALATVITRARGRTTVVSSLGVQDLDHARLRTDGARDLRAMLWVLQGGRDVAVLPHVAQLVGSDEEIAPPEEHGGPAVVQEGVGTGPVEAAAPVEADVPAGTDATTGGEGDLSDEDLDAAIDAALARKTAGESADGVAADGAATEEPAADEAAAYGDSADEAAAEGGADEEPGTGETPSADDPEPEPAPEPVRRELETDALVRDLADRLQRLGLLVEHDFGLSSERIELAIGHPDMPGRLLLAVDTDGSRYVDTPSQRERDRLRAERLEAAGWATERVWSWALFIDPDGEAERIRRAVDRALRLVQAEERSDSPSGVGTIRHRLPRPQIPAGHPLSFYSSEDFDAVVEYICSDGRARLEEHLATEVRSFLGFEQRSVLLDVSVSSAIRRYQERQ, from the coding sequence ATGTGGAGTTTCCTGCGCGGGAAGAAGCGCAACGAGCGACCGGCCGACGAGGCCCCGCCCCGCGATGACGCCCTGTCGGCCCTCGCCCGCGAGCGCCGCGGCGAGGGTGTAGCGACCGCCGACAGTGCCTCTGACCAGGCCGCGACCAGCCCGGATGCGGGCGTGTCGGCCGACATCGCCCCCGGCGCAGGGACCCCGTCGGACGACGACGCGATCTCCCGCGCGCTTGGCGGCCGCACCCGCGGCGGCTACGACGTGGTGCTCGACCCGCACGCCGACGAGGTCGGCGCCGGGATCGCGCCCGAGCTCGACGACGACGGCCTGCCCGTCGTCCCCCGCGAGCACCGCCCGCTCAGCCGCGAGGACCGGGTCGCCGACGCCCTGGACCGCTGGGCCCAGCAGATCACCGGCGGCACCACCGCCCCCTCCTTCCTCACCCAGATCCGCGCCGGCGGCGTGGTCCTGGACCTCACCCACTCCCACCCCTCCGGGCTCGCGCAGCTCCTGGCCGGACGCGGCCCGACGCGGCTGTCCTCCCTCGTGCGCGAGGTGGGGGCGCTCGCCGACGCCCGCGCCCACGCCCGCACCATCCGCGAGATCGCCGAGCGGCACGCGGAGGAGGTGGGCCTGACCACCTGCCACCTCGGCATCGGCGAGGCGATCTGGTACCCCGAGGACGGCTCCGAGCCGGTCCACGCCCCGGTGCTCGTGCGCCCCGTGACCCTGCGTCTTCGCGGCAACGCCCGCGAGGACGTGGACCTCGAGGTCGACGCCACCGCGGACCTGAACCCCGTGCTGCTGCGCGCCCTGCGCGAGGCCGGGGTCGCCGTCGACGCCCGTGCGCTGCTGGCCACCACCGACGGCGCCCACGGCTTCGACCCCAACCCTGTGCTGGACGCCTTCCGCTCCCTCGGCGAGCCGCTGCCCGGCTTCCGCGTTCTCCACGCGCTCGTGGTCGGCAACCTCATGGACGCCGCCGGCTCCGTGGCCGAGGACCTCGCCGAGGCGCGCGAGGACTGGTCTGCGAGTCCCCTGGTCGCCGCGCTCGCCGGGGACCCCGAGGCCGTCGCCGAGGTCCGCGCGCAGAACGCGCTCGAGATCCCCGAGATCGACGAGGACGAGCTCGTCGCCGCCGTCGATCCCGGACACCGCGCGGTGCTCGCCCGCGTGCTCGCCGGGCAGGACCTGGCCGTGCCCACCCCGCCCGGGACCACGAGCCTCGACCTCGTGGTCGACCTCGCCGAGGAGCTCAACGCCCGCGGCAAGAGAGTCCTGATCGTCTCCCAGCGCCGCCGCAACCTCGCCCAGCTCGTCGAGACCGCCCGCGAGCGCGGTCTCGAGGAGCTGCTCTTCGACCTGTCCCCGGACCCGTCCCTGCAGCGCAACTCCTCCGCCGCGCTGCTGCGCAGCCTCCGCCGGGCCGGCTCCCACGGCCTCGGCCCCGACGACGAGGCACCCGCCGAGCTCGCCGAGAGCCGAGACATCCTCGTCGGCCACGTCCAGGCCATGCACCGCGTCCAGGAGCCGTGGGACGCCTCCGCGCACGACGCGATCTCCGCCCTCGCGGCGCTCACCCGTCTGCACCCGGCGCCCCGCACCTCCGTGCGCCTGCCCGCCGCGATCGCCGCCCAGATGATCGGCGAGGACCGCGACCGGTACGCCGACGCGCTTCGCGAGGCCGCCGAGGTGGGCGTGCTCTCCACCGGCCCCGAGCACACCGCCTGGTACGGCGCCCCCATCAGCTCCGACACCCAGGCCGCCCGCGCCGAGGAGCTCGTGGACCAGCTGCGCGAGGAGATCCTCCCGCAGCTGCGCCGCGACGGCGCCCGCGCCGGCAGCGAGCTCGGCCTGCGCGAACCCGCCACCCTCGCCCAGCTCGTCGAGCGCCTCGCCCTGCTGGACCGGGTGAAGGCACTGCTGGGCACCTTCCAGGCCGCCGTGTTCGCCGCGCCGCTTCCCGACATGGTCGCCGCCACCGCGGACAAGCGCTGGCGCGAGGAGCGCGGCGTCGAGATGGGCTTCGGCCCCCGCCGCCGCCTGAAGAAGGACGCCGCCGCCCTGCAGCGCCTCGAAGCACCCTCCCAGGACCTGCACCGCGACCTCGGCGAGGCCCGCGACGTCACCGAGGAATGGCGCCGCCAGGCCCTCGAGACGGAGGGCACCGGCGGGAAGGACAACATCACCCGCCCCTCCCTGCCCGACGACCTCGACGCCGTCCACCGCACCGCCGTCCGCGCCCAGAAGGCGCTCGACGAGCTGGCCGTGCTGCTGGACGGCACCCCCGCCGGGGAGGACCTGCCCCGCACCGACCTCGACGAGCTGCAGCGCCGCGTCGACGCGCTCGCCGCGGACCGCAGCGACCTCGAGACCCTCCCGCGCCGCACCGAGCTGGTACGCCGCCTCAGCTTCGACGGGCTCGGCGAGCTGGTCGAGGACCTGCGCACCCGCCGGGTGCCGCGCGAGCACGTCGGCGCCGAGCTGGAGCTGGCCTGGTGGCGCAGCGTGCTGGAGCTGATCGCCGGCGCCGAGCCGACCATCTCCCAGTACGACGGCACCTCCCTGTCGCAGGTCGCCGAGCGGTTCCGCCGCCTGGACGCCGCCTACCTCGCCGACGCCGCGCCGCGCGTGCACGCCGCCGCGGACGAGGCGCGCGTGGCGACCATGTCCCGCTTCCCGGACACCTCCCGCTCGGCCATCGCCGAGCTCGCCCGCTCCTCGACCGTGTCCATCCGCGACCTCGCCGCGAAGTACGAGGACATCCTCTTCGCCGCCCGCCCGGCCTGGCTCGCCTCCCCGTACCTCGTCCCGCAGGTCATCCCGCGGGGCCGCCACTTCGACGTGGTCATCGTCGCCGACGGCGGCCGCCTGCCCACCGCGGCGGCGCTGCCCTCGATCGTGCGCGCCCGCCAGACCGTCGTGGTCGGCGATCCGCTCGAGTACGGCGGCGACGCCGTGCCGAGCCTGCTGGACGACCTGCTGCGCATCGCCCCGCACCACGAGATCCTGCGCGACGCCCACCCCGCCACCGAGGGACTGCGCGGCTTCGCCCAGCGCCGCGCCCTGGTCGGCGAGATCATCGCCGTGCCCAGCCCCATCGCCCCCGAGCAGGACCGCCTGGTCGTGGTCGAGAACGGGCGCGGCCCGGTCACCGAGGGCATGGAGTACGTGGAGAGCACCGAGGCGGAGCTGCGCCGCGTCACCGACCTCGTCATCGAGCACGCCCGCACCCGTCCCGAGCGGTCGCTCGCGGTGCTGACCTTCACCGAGGAGCACGCCCGGCGCCTCATGGAGCGGATCATGAACACCGTCTCGGTGATCCCGGCGCTGCGCGAATACTTCGACCCCTCCGCCCGCGAGGTGTTCACGGTGGTCCCCGCCGCGCAGGCCACCTCCGTGCTCCGCGACGACATCATCGTCTCCGTCGGCTTCGGCAAGACCCCGCACGGCCGCCTGCTGCACCGCTTCGGGCCGCTGTCCGAGGCGAGCGGCCGCAAGGCCCTCGCCACAGTCATCACCCGCGCCCGCGGCCGCACCACCGTGGTCTCGTCGCTCGGCGTGCAGGACCTCGACCACGCCCGCCTGCGCACCGACGGGGCCCGCGACCTGCGCGCCATGCTGTGGGTGCTGCAGGGCGGCCGCGACGTCGCCGTCCTCCCCCACGTCGCCCAGCTCGTGGGCAGCGACGAGGAGATCGCCCCGCCCGAGGAGCACGGCGGCCCGGCCGTGGTGCAGGAGGGCGTGGGCACCGGGCCCGTCGAGGCTGCGGCGCCCGTCGAGGCCGACGTCCCGGCCGGGACCGATGCGACCACCGGCGGGGAGGGCGACCTCTCCGACGAGGACCTCGACGCCGCGATCGACGCCGCCCTCGCGCGGAAGACCGCGGGGGAGTCGGCCGACGGGGTTGCCGCTGACGGGGCGGCGACCGAGGAGCCTGCGGCCGACGAGGCTGCGGCCTACGGAGACTCTGCCGACGAGGCCGCCGCCGAGGGTGGCGCGGACGAGGAGCCCGGGACCGGCGAGACCCCGTCGGCCGATGACCCGGAGCCCGAGCCCGCGCCGGAGCCCGTGCGTCGCGAGCTCGAGACCGACGCGCTCGTGCGCGACCTCGCCGACCGCCTCCAGCGCCTCGGCCTCCTGGTCGAGCACGACTTCGGGCTGTCCTCCGAGCGGATCGAGCTGGCCATCGGCCACCCGGACATGCCCGGGCGCCTGCTGCTCGCCGTGGACACCGACGGCTCCCGCTACGTCGACACCCCCAGCCAGCGCGAGCGCGACCGCCTGCGCGCGGAGCGGCTCGAGGCCGCCGGCTGGGCGACCGAGCGCGTGTGGTCCTGGGCCCTGTTCATCGACCCCGACGGCGAGGCCGAGCGGATCCGCCGCGCCGTGGACCGGGCACTGCGCCTGGTCCAGGCCGAGGAGCGCTCCGACTCGCCGTCCGGCGTCGGCACCATCCGCCACCGCCTGCCGCGCCCGCAGATCCCGGCCGGGCACCCGCTGTCCTTCTATTCCAGCGAGGACTTCGACGCGGTGGTCGAGTACATCTGCTCCGACGGCCGCGCCCGCCTCGAGGAGCACCTGGCCACCGAGGTGCGCAGCTTCCTCGGCTTCGAGCAGCGCTCGGTGCTGCTGGACGTCTCCGTCTCCAGCGCGATCCGCCGCTACCAGGAGCGGCAGTGA